One Immundisolibacter sp. genomic window, CGAGCGAATTCCTCGTGTACCAGATACCGCAACTCAGCCGCATACAAGCCGGGCAGCACCGCTTCCCCCAGGCCGCCCAGATGGTGCACGCCGTCCAGGATATGGTCGATGCGGGTGCCATAGTTGCGGGCCAGCCGAAAGGCAATATGCGCCGGCAGCCAGGCATGGCGTCGGCGCACCTGGGC contains:
- a CDS encoding glycerol-3-phosphate dehydrogenase C-terminal domain-containing protein, which translates into the protein AQVRRRHAWLPAHIAFRLARNYGTRIDHILDGVHHLGGLGEAVLPGLYAAELRYLVHEEFARTAEDILWRRTKLGLVAPPGADMHLQAWLDGAGLTRA